In Salmo trutta chromosome 16, fSalTru1.1, whole genome shotgun sequence, a genomic segment contains:
- the LOC115150747 gene encoding rap1 GTPase-activating protein 1 isoform X1, which produces MTAPIAYLLLNSADVDSLPRKPQQPLASRMSQRKRSFTFGAYGGVDKTFSRTRSLWKEDGRIPRISNTLEPSLSHSHPSYRTRSLSKGSRMDEQRCILPPPLKTEEDYIPYPSVHEVLGRRSPFPLILLPQFGGYWIEGTNHKSSATPGPEQQPCAASHIKLETNSIAKIYRKQFMGKEHFNYYSMDTALGHLVFSMKYDVIGDQEHLRLLLRTKLKTHHDVIPISCLTEFPNVVQMAKLVFEEVNVDRFYPVLYPKASRLVVTFDEHVISNNFKFGVIYQKFGQTTEEELFGNSDESPAFVEFLEFLGDKIELHDFKGFRGGLDVTHGQTGTESVYTNFHNKEIMFHVSTKLPYTEGDTQQLQRKRHIGNDIVAILFQEENTPFVPDMIASNFLHAYVVVQVENACSDNVTYKVSVTARDDVPFFGPALPDPAIFKKGHEFHEFLFTKLINAEYACYKAEKFAKLEERTRSALLETLYEELHINSQSMMGLGGDEDKLENGGGGGGGFFESFKRVIRSRSQSMDAMGLSNKKPHTVSTSLSGSFTETPKTPGISLIIPGKSPTRKKSGPFGTRRSSAIGIENIQEVQERSREVSPSTQRTPDSGHISQDPKSESSSNQSSPEMPTTRTRVTQVCSSAICCRAPYIPEAQDLSRSSSNASSFASVVEEHDNVCIEEYNTGLESLCSSGTPHKKDSFAYVSWIEDSMSNTSATSQVGSPAPALPHQTEGGKRVELKRAESRDKTERSQDKSSSHSHKRHPLQEMKQAHVFSTTDAEEDQS; this is translated from the exons GAAAGAGGATGGAAGGATTCCTCGTATCTCTAACACACTAGAGCCCTCGCTGTCGCACTCCCACCCTTCGTATCGCACTCGCTCGTTATCAAAG GGCAGCAGAATGGACGAGCAGAGATGcatcctccctccacccctcaaa ACAGAGGAGGACTATATCCCTTACCCCAGCGTTCACGAG GTCCTGGGTCGTAGGAGCCCCTTCCCCCTTATCCTGCTGCCTCAGTTTGGAGGCTACTGGATCGAGGGGACCAATCACAAATCCAGTGCCACACCTGGGCCTGAGCAGCAGCCATGTGCTGCCTCCCACATCAAGCTGGAGACCAACAGCATTGCCAAGATCTACAGGAAACAGTTCATGGGCAAG GAACACTTTAACTACTACTCCATGGACACTGCCCTGGGCCACCTGGTCTTCTCCATGAAGTACGACGTCATCGGGGACCAGGAGCACCTCCGCTTGCTGCTAAG GACCAAATTAAAAACCCACCATGATGTGATTCCtatctcctgcctgactgagttCCCCAACGTGGTCCAGATGGCCAAG CTGGTGTTTGAAGAGGTAAACGTGGACAGATTTTACCCAGTCCTCTACCCGAAG GCCTCAAGGCTCGTTGTCACCTTTGATGAGCATGTCATCAGCAACAACTTCAAGTTTGGAGTCATTTATCAGAAGTTTGGCCAG ACCACTGAGGAGGAGCTCTTTGGGAACAGCGACGAGAGTCCTGCTTTTGTGGAGTTCTTGGAGTTTCTGGGCGACAAGATTGAGCTCCATGACTTTAAAGG ATTCCGAGGGGGACTGGACGTCACCCATGGCCAGACAGGAACAGAGTCAGTCTACACTAACTTTCACAACAAGGAGATCATGTTCCACGTGTCCACCAAGCTGCCATACACAGAGGGAGACACCCAGCAG CTGCAGAGGAAAAGGCACATAGGCAACGACATCGTGGCCATCTTGTTTCAGGAGGAAAACACGCCCTTTGTGCCAGACATGATAGCCTCCAACTTCCTGCATGCCTATGTGGTGGTGCAGGTGGAGAATGCCTGCTCAGACAACGTCACGTACAAG GTGTCTGTGACAGCTAGAGACGATGTGCCTTTCTTCGGACCCGCTCTACCGGACCCAGCCATCTTTAAAAAG GGACATGAGTTCCATGAGTTCCTGTTCACTAAGCTGATAAATGCGGAGTACGCCTGTTACAAGGCTGAGAAGTTTGCCAAGCTGGAG GAGCGCACACGGTCGGCCCTGTTGGAGACGCTGTATGAGGAGCTACACATCAACAGCCAGTCCATGATGGGCCTGGGAGGGGACGAGGACAAACTGGAgaatgggggtggagggggggggggcttcttTGAGTCCTTTAAG CGGGTGATCCGCAGCAGAAGCCAGTCTATGGATGCCATGGGCCTCAGTAACAAGAAGCCACACACTGTCTCCACTAGTCTCAGCGGCAGCTTTACCGAGACCCCCAAAACCCCAGGGATA TCTCTGATCATTCCTGGAAAGAGCCCCACCAGGAAGAAGTCTGGGCCTTTCGGCACCCGACGGAGCAGCGCCATCGGGATCGAGAACATCCAGGAGGTgcaggagaggag tCGGGAAGTGTCCCCCAGCACACAGAGGACCCCAGACAGCGGACACATCTCCCAGGACCCCAAATCAGAGAGCTCATCCAATCAGAGCTCACCAGAGATGCCCACCACAAGAACCAG AGTGACCCAGGTGTGTAGTTCCGCCATCTGTTGCAGGGCTCCATACATCCCTGAGGCCCAAGACCTGTCCCGCTCCTCATCCAATGCTAGCAGCTTTGCCAGCGTGGTGGAGGAACACGATAATGTGTGCATCGAGGAATACAACACTGGACTG GAGAGTCTATGCTCTTCTGGAACACCACACAAGAAGGACTCATTTGCGTATGTCTCCTGGATAGAGGATAGTATGAGCAATACTAGTGCCACCAGCCAGGTCGGCTCTCCAG CACCTGCACTGCCCCATCAGACTGAGGGGGGCAAAAGGGTAGAGCTCAAAAGGGCAGAGAGCCGAGACAAGACAGAGAGGTCACAGGATAAGTCGTCATCG caTTCCCATAAGAGGCACCCCCTGCAGGAGATGAAGCAAGCACATGTGTTTTCCACCACAGACGCAGAGGAGGATCAGAGCTAG
- the LOC115150747 gene encoding rap1 GTPase-activating protein 1 isoform X3: MDEQRCILPPPLKTEEDYIPYPSVHEVLGRRSPFPLILLPQFGGYWIEGTNHKSSATPGPEQQPCAASHIKLETNSIAKIYRKQFMGKEHFNYYSMDTALGHLVFSMKYDVIGDQEHLRLLLRTKLKTHHDVIPISCLTEFPNVVQMAKLVFEEVNVDRFYPVLYPKASRLVVTFDEHVISNNFKFGVIYQKFGQTTEEELFGNSDESPAFVEFLEFLGDKIELHDFKGFRGGLDVTHGQTGTESVYTNFHNKEIMFHVSTKLPYTEGDTQQLQRKRHIGNDIVAILFQEENTPFVPDMIASNFLHAYVVVQVENACSDNVTYKVSVTARDDVPFFGPALPDPAIFKKGHEFHEFLFTKLINAEYACYKAEKFAKLEERTRSALLETLYEELHINSQSMMGLGGDEDKLENGGGGGGGFFESFKRVIRSRSQSMDAMGLSNKKPHTVSTSLSGSFTETPKTPGISLIIPGKSPTRKKSGPFGTRRSSAIGIENIQEVQERSREVSPSTQRTPDSGHISQDPKSESSSNQSSPEMPTTRTRVTQVCSSAICCRAPYIPEAQDLSRSSSNASSFASVVEEHDNVCIEEYNTGLESLCSSGTPHKKDSFAYVSWIEDSMSNTSATSQVGSPAPALPHQTEGGKRVELKRAESRDKTERSQDKSSSHSHKRHPLQEMKQAHVFSTTDAEEDQS; this comes from the exons ATGGACGAGCAGAGATGcatcctccctccacccctcaaa ACAGAGGAGGACTATATCCCTTACCCCAGCGTTCACGAG GTCCTGGGTCGTAGGAGCCCCTTCCCCCTTATCCTGCTGCCTCAGTTTGGAGGCTACTGGATCGAGGGGACCAATCACAAATCCAGTGCCACACCTGGGCCTGAGCAGCAGCCATGTGCTGCCTCCCACATCAAGCTGGAGACCAACAGCATTGCCAAGATCTACAGGAAACAGTTCATGGGCAAG GAACACTTTAACTACTACTCCATGGACACTGCCCTGGGCCACCTGGTCTTCTCCATGAAGTACGACGTCATCGGGGACCAGGAGCACCTCCGCTTGCTGCTAAG GACCAAATTAAAAACCCACCATGATGTGATTCCtatctcctgcctgactgagttCCCCAACGTGGTCCAGATGGCCAAG CTGGTGTTTGAAGAGGTAAACGTGGACAGATTTTACCCAGTCCTCTACCCGAAG GCCTCAAGGCTCGTTGTCACCTTTGATGAGCATGTCATCAGCAACAACTTCAAGTTTGGAGTCATTTATCAGAAGTTTGGCCAG ACCACTGAGGAGGAGCTCTTTGGGAACAGCGACGAGAGTCCTGCTTTTGTGGAGTTCTTGGAGTTTCTGGGCGACAAGATTGAGCTCCATGACTTTAAAGG ATTCCGAGGGGGACTGGACGTCACCCATGGCCAGACAGGAACAGAGTCAGTCTACACTAACTTTCACAACAAGGAGATCATGTTCCACGTGTCCACCAAGCTGCCATACACAGAGGGAGACACCCAGCAG CTGCAGAGGAAAAGGCACATAGGCAACGACATCGTGGCCATCTTGTTTCAGGAGGAAAACACGCCCTTTGTGCCAGACATGATAGCCTCCAACTTCCTGCATGCCTATGTGGTGGTGCAGGTGGAGAATGCCTGCTCAGACAACGTCACGTACAAG GTGTCTGTGACAGCTAGAGACGATGTGCCTTTCTTCGGACCCGCTCTACCGGACCCAGCCATCTTTAAAAAG GGACATGAGTTCCATGAGTTCCTGTTCACTAAGCTGATAAATGCGGAGTACGCCTGTTACAAGGCTGAGAAGTTTGCCAAGCTGGAG GAGCGCACACGGTCGGCCCTGTTGGAGACGCTGTATGAGGAGCTACACATCAACAGCCAGTCCATGATGGGCCTGGGAGGGGACGAGGACAAACTGGAgaatgggggtggagggggggggggcttcttTGAGTCCTTTAAG CGGGTGATCCGCAGCAGAAGCCAGTCTATGGATGCCATGGGCCTCAGTAACAAGAAGCCACACACTGTCTCCACTAGTCTCAGCGGCAGCTTTACCGAGACCCCCAAAACCCCAGGGATA TCTCTGATCATTCCTGGAAAGAGCCCCACCAGGAAGAAGTCTGGGCCTTTCGGCACCCGACGGAGCAGCGCCATCGGGATCGAGAACATCCAGGAGGTgcaggagaggag tCGGGAAGTGTCCCCCAGCACACAGAGGACCCCAGACAGCGGACACATCTCCCAGGACCCCAAATCAGAGAGCTCATCCAATCAGAGCTCACCAGAGATGCCCACCACAAGAACCAG AGTGACCCAGGTGTGTAGTTCCGCCATCTGTTGCAGGGCTCCATACATCCCTGAGGCCCAAGACCTGTCCCGCTCCTCATCCAATGCTAGCAGCTTTGCCAGCGTGGTGGAGGAACACGATAATGTGTGCATCGAGGAATACAACACTGGACTG GAGAGTCTATGCTCTTCTGGAACACCACACAAGAAGGACTCATTTGCGTATGTCTCCTGGATAGAGGATAGTATGAGCAATACTAGTGCCACCAGCCAGGTCGGCTCTCCAG CACCTGCACTGCCCCATCAGACTGAGGGGGGCAAAAGGGTAGAGCTCAAAAGGGCAGAGAGCCGAGACAAGACAGAGAGGTCACAGGATAAGTCGTCATCG caTTCCCATAAGAGGCACCCCCTGCAGGAGATGAAGCAAGCACATGTGTTTTCCACCACAGACGCAGAGGAGGATCAGAGCTAG
- the LOC115150747 gene encoding rap1 GTPase-activating protein 1 isoform X2 → MTDFRMTKSGHVFLSPAVITRGQRRRHSDTSDLFAMIERMQGSRMDEQRCILPPPLKTEEDYIPYPSVHEVLGRRSPFPLILLPQFGGYWIEGTNHKSSATPGPEQQPCAASHIKLETNSIAKIYRKQFMGKEHFNYYSMDTALGHLVFSMKYDVIGDQEHLRLLLRTKLKTHHDVIPISCLTEFPNVVQMAKLVFEEVNVDRFYPVLYPKASRLVVTFDEHVISNNFKFGVIYQKFGQTTEEELFGNSDESPAFVEFLEFLGDKIELHDFKGFRGGLDVTHGQTGTESVYTNFHNKEIMFHVSTKLPYTEGDTQQLQRKRHIGNDIVAILFQEENTPFVPDMIASNFLHAYVVVQVENACSDNVTYKVSVTARDDVPFFGPALPDPAIFKKGHEFHEFLFTKLINAEYACYKAEKFAKLEERTRSALLETLYEELHINSQSMMGLGGDEDKLENGGGGGGGFFESFKRVIRSRSQSMDAMGLSNKKPHTVSTSLSGSFTETPKTPGISLIIPGKSPTRKKSGPFGTRRSSAIGIENIQEVQERSREVSPSTQRTPDSGHISQDPKSESSSNQSSPEMPTTRTRVTQVCSSAICCRAPYIPEAQDLSRSSSNASSFASVVEEHDNVCIEEYNTGLESLCSSGTPHKKDSFAYVSWIEDSMSNTSATSQVGSPAPALPHQTEGGKRVELKRAESRDKTERSQDKSSSHSHKRHPLQEMKQAHVFSTTDAEEDQS, encoded by the exons ATGACTGACTTCAGGATGACTAAGAGTGGCCATGTGTTCCTCAGTCCTGCGGTTATTACACGGGGCCAGAGGAGACGACACAGCGAT accTCGGACCTATTTGCAATGATCGAGAGGATGCAG GGCAGCAGAATGGACGAGCAGAGATGcatcctccctccacccctcaaa ACAGAGGAGGACTATATCCCTTACCCCAGCGTTCACGAG GTCCTGGGTCGTAGGAGCCCCTTCCCCCTTATCCTGCTGCCTCAGTTTGGAGGCTACTGGATCGAGGGGACCAATCACAAATCCAGTGCCACACCTGGGCCTGAGCAGCAGCCATGTGCTGCCTCCCACATCAAGCTGGAGACCAACAGCATTGCCAAGATCTACAGGAAACAGTTCATGGGCAAG GAACACTTTAACTACTACTCCATGGACACTGCCCTGGGCCACCTGGTCTTCTCCATGAAGTACGACGTCATCGGGGACCAGGAGCACCTCCGCTTGCTGCTAAG GACCAAATTAAAAACCCACCATGATGTGATTCCtatctcctgcctgactgagttCCCCAACGTGGTCCAGATGGCCAAG CTGGTGTTTGAAGAGGTAAACGTGGACAGATTTTACCCAGTCCTCTACCCGAAG GCCTCAAGGCTCGTTGTCACCTTTGATGAGCATGTCATCAGCAACAACTTCAAGTTTGGAGTCATTTATCAGAAGTTTGGCCAG ACCACTGAGGAGGAGCTCTTTGGGAACAGCGACGAGAGTCCTGCTTTTGTGGAGTTCTTGGAGTTTCTGGGCGACAAGATTGAGCTCCATGACTTTAAAGG ATTCCGAGGGGGACTGGACGTCACCCATGGCCAGACAGGAACAGAGTCAGTCTACACTAACTTTCACAACAAGGAGATCATGTTCCACGTGTCCACCAAGCTGCCATACACAGAGGGAGACACCCAGCAG CTGCAGAGGAAAAGGCACATAGGCAACGACATCGTGGCCATCTTGTTTCAGGAGGAAAACACGCCCTTTGTGCCAGACATGATAGCCTCCAACTTCCTGCATGCCTATGTGGTGGTGCAGGTGGAGAATGCCTGCTCAGACAACGTCACGTACAAG GTGTCTGTGACAGCTAGAGACGATGTGCCTTTCTTCGGACCCGCTCTACCGGACCCAGCCATCTTTAAAAAG GGACATGAGTTCCATGAGTTCCTGTTCACTAAGCTGATAAATGCGGAGTACGCCTGTTACAAGGCTGAGAAGTTTGCCAAGCTGGAG GAGCGCACACGGTCGGCCCTGTTGGAGACGCTGTATGAGGAGCTACACATCAACAGCCAGTCCATGATGGGCCTGGGAGGGGACGAGGACAAACTGGAgaatgggggtggagggggggggggcttcttTGAGTCCTTTAAG CGGGTGATCCGCAGCAGAAGCCAGTCTATGGATGCCATGGGCCTCAGTAACAAGAAGCCACACACTGTCTCCACTAGTCTCAGCGGCAGCTTTACCGAGACCCCCAAAACCCCAGGGATA TCTCTGATCATTCCTGGAAAGAGCCCCACCAGGAAGAAGTCTGGGCCTTTCGGCACCCGACGGAGCAGCGCCATCGGGATCGAGAACATCCAGGAGGTgcaggagaggag tCGGGAAGTGTCCCCCAGCACACAGAGGACCCCAGACAGCGGACACATCTCCCAGGACCCCAAATCAGAGAGCTCATCCAATCAGAGCTCACCAGAGATGCCCACCACAAGAACCAG AGTGACCCAGGTGTGTAGTTCCGCCATCTGTTGCAGGGCTCCATACATCCCTGAGGCCCAAGACCTGTCCCGCTCCTCATCCAATGCTAGCAGCTTTGCCAGCGTGGTGGAGGAACACGATAATGTGTGCATCGAGGAATACAACACTGGACTG GAGAGTCTATGCTCTTCTGGAACACCACACAAGAAGGACTCATTTGCGTATGTCTCCTGGATAGAGGATAGTATGAGCAATACTAGTGCCACCAGCCAGGTCGGCTCTCCAG CACCTGCACTGCCCCATCAGACTGAGGGGGGCAAAAGGGTAGAGCTCAAAAGGGCAGAGAGCCGAGACAAGACAGAGAGGTCACAGGATAAGTCGTCATCG caTTCCCATAAGAGGCACCCCCTGCAGGAGATGAAGCAAGCACATGTGTTTTCCACCACAGACGCAGAGGAGGATCAGAGCTAG